The sequence TGGTCTAATATGGTTTGATTCAAATCATGGTGTGAGAAGTAGAAATTAAAATCGAatattaatgaattttttataatagaatcaaaattgaactgTTAAGGAAATGGTTTCATAGAAAATACTTTACacaaaaatattttctcatAAAATAGTCTTAAGAGATTATTATTTAATCTAAAactacttatatatatatatatatatatataacgtATCAATAATTATTTAGGGAGAAAGAGTCTGCCTACACCGACGTGAGGGAACATTTTCAGTGCTCAACAGGAGACATTCGGGTCTTTTGTGACATCGCCAATCTGAATATAAGCAACACCAGATtggcagggttctttttcccaaatcGATTCGATCTTTATAAATTTTGAATGATATCTGttagaaaaaacacaaacaATTTCATTAGTACGGGGTGAGACCATGAGGATGTCAAAAATTCAAGAGAGTGTTATTTATTTGGATGATATATCGCTACCCACTGGTGTGTATCTATGCCTAGACAAGTGGGTACGAAAAGATTGTGCTACTCCTCACTAAAGATGCTCCCATTGCACCGTCCTATTGGGATATTTTGattatgaaatttgattttggatCGATTATTAAATAGGAcatattggttttgggatgAGTTTTCCAAGGGGTTCTAAAATTGAAAGATCGATTAGAATCCCATTGGAATCAAAACCACCTTGAAACAATTAAAAATCATATACATGGCAAGTTGCAAGGATTTTGGTTATTTAGGGAGTTTGTTTGGAAATGAAAGATGGTTATTTGAATAATTTGGGAtgttgatttggagttggtgaTTTATAACGAGGCTGGTCAGCTCACTAACCTACTTCATTATCCAAGTGGTGTTGAAGTATCAATCTCTACATCCAGCTTACAAAGAGTAGATATATATTCAAAGAGAGGGTGAGGAGAAATGTGAGTCAAATTTCTATTAATTAAAAGGAATGCATTGTTAGGGATTCTActccatagaatcatatgaaaaaCTCCATAATGTTTAGAATACAAGTACGAATTATAAAAGAGATTAACCACATACACGTTGAGCATGGATGTAGTCCCTAAACTATGATTAATGATAGTTTTTTCATGGATCTGTAAATTTACCATTTTTGATGATAATGAATGGAACAACCCCAttacatgaaccataaatggaaaGAGAGGAGTAcctgtgtgtaagtttagaagccccaCAAGTATTGATCATGAAACTCTATTCCATGTGCTTGAACATTGGTCCTATTAAGTTTTGACAATGAAAAACTACTGAATAGAGTTTCATCcgctaagatcttctgcagcaTTTCACCCTTGGAATTCTCTCACATACGCACTACTCCTGTGAGGGGAGTCTgtgcttccaaaaccatgaaggtaTTAAAGTgatggctacatggatcattaGCCTTGGAATACCTAAATGGACCATAAATGAAGAACTATTGAATAGAGTTTCATTCCCAAAGATTTTCTGCAACATTTCACCCTTGGAATTCTCTCACATACGCACTACTCCTGTGAGGGGAGTCTGTGCTTCCAAAATCATGAAGGTATTAAAGTGATGGCTGCATAGatcattagtttctatttataaGAGAATACCTAAAACTCTATTTCACTCTCAcaatggattggactaagagTTTTCTAATCAGAATGAGTCTATAACATTGTCAAAATAAACGGTACCATTCCAATTCTTTCCACCATGAAAAGTAGAGAAGACTAGAGAAGCCAATAACCTTTTCTAATCtatgatttcttcaattttctaGTCTAGTCATTATCccttttgtaattttaatttttcaagaTTTCTACAATTTCTGTCAGTGAaaatatcaaagaagaagaaaagaagaacgtttgagctttttttttttttttgctaaaagatcaatattattaaaaagggaaaatcggCAAGCCAAACAAAAAACATCAAAAATAACCAGCAAAAAACCAAGTTAATCtcttcccaccttcggcattgccatcagcaggaagaGAAGAACCTGAGACAAATTGAATCTAAATTTTGGATGGTCCATTGCATCGTTAGTAATTTTCTCATTCACATGAAAAGGAAACCTCATCATATCCCTAGAACCACCAGTCTTTGCAGCTTGCTTTGCCAAATAGTCTGCCACAGGGTTAACCTCCCTGAAGCAATGAGTTATCTTCCATGGAATCGATACAAGATATGGTTGCAGATGTAACCACTTTTGGAGCAAAACCATGGAATGGTTTAAGATTGAATGCATGATAACATGGCAACAGAATCCGACTCTATCCAAAGAGCAGTTGTCTGTATTTCCTTTGCTCTTGCAACACCTTCAACCAATGCCACAAACTTTGCTTCAAAAATCGGTTTAACACCAAGGTAAATATAAAAAGAACACACCACTTGACCCAAATGATTTCTCAAAACTGCACCAGCTCCTACTCTTCCTGGATTACCTGGAGAACTCCCATCAACATTTAGTTTAAGCCAGCTCCTCATAGGTTTACACCAGTGAACTTCCAACAAATGCCTGGACAACCGTGGTTTTATTGGCAAGTTCAACCTCCTACAACATGTCACATCCTGTATAGACTTCACTGCCCCTTGCATATTAAGATTACAAACTCTAATCTCCTCTTTGATAGATTCAAAGATCTGAAGAACTGATTTGCACTTTCCTTCATACCTCCATTTGTTCCTTTCCCACCATATAAAATACGAAACAACAACTGCTCTCATTATCCAAGGCTCCTTAATGTtaataatttatgttttttgATTCCACCAAGTCAGAAAATCACCAATAGATGCATGGTTTGGCCAGGATAAACCAAAACAATCTAGAAATGCATTCCAAacttgaaaagagaaagagcaACTCAGAAATAGATGGTATAAGGATTCATTAGCATCTCCACACAAATCACATTTTGAAACTAGAGAAATACCTCTCTTCCTTATCAGGTCATTAGTCGAAAGTTTCTCATGGACAATTCTCCATCCAAACGTAAAGAGACGTGGCAATAGTCTTTTAAACCAAATAGTGGATTTCCATGGAGCTTTACGATTTCTTGCCCGAATATCTTTCCAAGCAGAGCAAGAAGAGAATTCTCTTGAAGTGGTAAGGCTCCAAACACAATGATCTACCATAGCATAATGAGGCAGCTTTATACCTCGAATCCTATTGAAGACGTCCTTTAGAAGGTTAGACCGAGCCTCAAGAATCTGCCATTCAAAATTAGAGATAAAATCCCCTACTCTTGCATTGGTAGTCTGGAAAATATCATCTAGACCTTGAACCTTCTCAACTATAGATTCAGAACCCCACCATCTATCCTTCCAGAAGTTAATAGATTGTCCATTGCCAACAATCCATCGCTTCTTGTCCCCTACAAAGCTCCACATTCTGCGAACACTAGGCCAAATCGAAGAAGCCTTGTACCCCTTCTTCAAATCTCCATTACTAGAAACAAATCAgccttttaaaatttaaaagccAATGATGAATCATGCTTTATCTTCCAAACCATCTTGCTAATCATGGCTTTGTTCACATCTCTGAATCTCCTGATATCCAGCCCCCCTTCCTCCTAAGACTTACATACCTAGTCCCATTGGACTGTAACCGATTTGTGGTATCAATTTCACCTGTCCATAAAAAGTTTCTCATACATTTCTCCAAAACAgatatcaaagaagatggccACCAATAGATAGAAAAGCTATGAAGGGGCATACCAGAGATGACCGACATAACCGATTCAACTCTTCTCGCCATAGAGCATCTTCCCTTTCCACCAGCTAAACGATTCTTCACCTTGTCCATAACAGGCAGAAGAACCTCTTTCTTCACTCTccctttaaaaatctccacccccaaGTACTTTGTTGGAAAATTACAGACCATAATGCCAAGGATGCCTGAGATTTGATTTCTTCTATCTATCGGAATTCTGCCCATAAAGAGTTTGCTTTTCTCCAAATTAAACTTCTGACCTGAGAATTCTTGATACCGGTTCAAGAAAGAGTGAAGGTTCCTGACATTTCTAGCAGAAGCATTAGTAAAGATAaaaatgtcatctgcaaataatATATGACCCGGGACATGAGCACCACATGGCCCCTGTAAGGAAGTGATTTTCCTTTCAGACAAAAGCTTTTGCAAACCTCTGTAGAGCACCTCTTTCGCAATGATAAAGATCATGGGGGAAATGGGATCACCTTGCCGAAGACCACGCTCCATTCCAAAGAAACCAACCGGATCACCATTAAACAAGATAGAAATGCGATTAGTCACAAGGATTTGATGTAGCCAGGTAATCCACTGCTCAGGAAAGCCAAATCTTCTCAGTACTTGGAATATAAATCCCCAAGAGATTGTGTCGTACGCCTTCTGAATATCAACTTTAATACCAAGGCTACCCCTTGCTGCAAAGAACATCAGATTCACCATCTCAGAAGCTAACCCAATGTTAGATTGAATCACCTTGCCTTTTTGAAAGGCACCTTGCTCTTCTGAAATAAATCTTGGGAGGAGACGACTGAGTCTCAATGCCATGATTTTTGAAATTAATTTGACaaagaaattccccatacacaggGGTCTAAATTTGTCCAATGGCACCACACCATCCACCTTTGGGATTAGAACTAAGAAGCAGTTGTTAACACCATTCGGCATATGATCAGAGCTAAAAAACTCTTTCACGGCATTGCAAAAATCCTGACCAATCACCTCCCAACACTTCTTGTAAAATGCCCCTGAAAAACCATCAGGTCCTGGAGAGCTATCTGGATCTAACTCCCACTCCGCAAATTTAATCCCCGTATCCCTAGGGATCAATTTCAGCATCATTACATCCACATCCAAGACCCTAGGAATTGCATCAAGGAGGTCCAAGTGATCAACTAC is a genomic window of Macadamia integrifolia cultivar HAES 741 chromosome 13, SCU_Mint_v3, whole genome shotgun sequence containing:
- the LOC122059071 gene encoding uncharacterized protein LOC122059071, yielding MVDVGDFPCLLFNRLGLDVNFVYNHYANKIPNIWVIWKRHLAAPVIISETDQQVTLRWCWQQQEIYVSCIYANCFRALRRELWTDLVASGPQVPAPWMIVGDFNAILESHEKRGPGAFNVGPAAEYGPMVDACSMIPVPSHGRKFTWSNNRRRGNVVVVLDRSFYNDSWVWIRGSPIFVLSKKLKRLKPILKNWSIEKFPNFDVRLEESRKCLVEIQEKIERDGLDDILFSREVEAKSEYQAALDNYEKLGGEKSRIRWMKEGDRNSKFFHLSIKMRKIKNSISSLTKFDGTIVSDPEQMEEFVADYFESFHKTSPVVDHLDLLDAIPRVLDVDVMMLKLIPRDTGIKFAEWELDPDSSPGPDGFSGAFYKKCWEVIGQDFCNAVKEFFSSDHMPNGVNNCFLVLIPKVDGVVPLDKFRPLCMGNFFVKLISKIMALRLSRLLPRFISEEQGAFQKGKVIQSNIGLASEMVNLMFFAARGSLGIKVDIQKAYDTISWGFIFQVLRRFGFPEQWITWLHQILVTNRISILFNGDPVGFFGMERGLRQGDPISPMIFIIAKEVLYRGLQKLLSERKITSLQGPCGAHVPGHILFADDIFIFTNASARNVRNLHSFLNRYQEFSGQKFNLEKSKLFMGRIPIDRRNQISGILGIMVCNFPTKYLGVEIFKGRVKKEVLLPVMDKVKNRLAGGKGRCSMARRVESVMSVISGEIDTTNRLQSNGTSNGDLKKGYKASSIWPSVRRMWSFVGDKKRWIVGNGQSINFWKDRWWGSESIVEKVQGLDDIFQTTNARVGDFISNFEWQILEARSNLLKDVFNRIRGIKLPHYAMVDHCVWSLTTSREFSSCSAWKDIRARNRKAPWKSTIWFKRLLPRLFTFGWRIVHEKLSTNDLIRKRGNPGRVGAGAVLRNHLGQVVCSFYIYLGVKPIFEAKFVALVEGVARAKEIQTTALWIESDSVAMEVNPVADYLAKQAAKTGGSRDMMRFPFHVNEKITNDAMDHPKFRFNLSQVLLFLLMAMPKVGRD